One genomic segment of Nocardioides cavernaquae includes these proteins:
- a CDS encoding Lrp/AsnC family transcriptional regulator codes for MDDIDRQVVGCLLDNARATFAEIGEQVGLSAPAVKRRVDRLTERGVIKGYTAVIDAPALGWTTEAYIELYCTGTVAPAVLRQMLGGLPEVVGACSVTGSADALVHMLAKDVAALERALEKLRDHPNVDHSKSAIVLSRLIDRPRS; via the coding sequence GTGGACGACATCGACCGCCAGGTGGTGGGCTGCCTGCTCGACAACGCCCGCGCCACTTTTGCCGAGATCGGCGAGCAGGTCGGCCTGTCCGCGCCGGCCGTGAAGCGGCGGGTCGACCGGCTGACCGAGCGTGGCGTCATCAAGGGTTACACGGCCGTGATCGACGCACCGGCGCTCGGCTGGACGACCGAGGCCTACATCGAGCTCTACTGCACCGGCACCGTCGCGCCGGCGGTGCTGCGGCAGATGCTGGGCGGGCTGCCCGAGGTGGTCGGCGCGTGCTCGGTCACCGGCAGCGCCGACGCGCTCGTGCACATGCTGGCGAAGGACGTCGCTGCCCTCGAGCGGGCGCTGGAGAAGTTGCGTGACCACCCCAACGTCGACCACTCCAAGAGCGCGATCGTGCTGTCGCGGCTGATCGACCGCCCGCGGTCTTGA